The Salmo salar chromosome ssa06, Ssal_v3.1, whole genome shotgun sequence sequence GTGGAAGGGACAACAGAAGTAGGTGACcccactgtggtttgtgactattaTAATTTccccattgtagccaatttagTTGCAGTTTTTCTGTTACCGTTTTGGTAACAGAAACACGAGTTTTAATCtcttaataattcataaacacATTTGATAGCAGTAAATTCActataactaattggtaggtctactaTTACtttttacttctgtgaacttcattatcctccctcctcatgagggagagaaattagaaaatatcttaaaaGCGCTACACCTAGAATTTCTCCCCTACAGTATGTGGAAGCTAGGTGAATTGCAATAGCACTAGGTTGCATCAAAAACAAATCTCCCCCGTAACATTGCATCCCATTTCCCCGTAACATGGCGGAGACTCGTGCTTGAGCcttgttattgaaaatatatttcacagagaTTTAGAAGGTATTCCTTACAATATTAAGTGTTTGCTTTCTCACATACACAAAAACTGAACGAACAGTGTATACTTTTTTCAACTAGGACATTTCTACATTGGCTGTTTTACCCGATTTCCACCAGATAACCACAAAGTTAAAACAGCTTTCCCATTTTGACAACAGATGCCGCTCCAGCAGGAGAAATCAATAGGAGAATATCACAGCTAATCACAACACTTGCGggtaagtaatactgtgaaacactatcatCCCACTATTAGTGCAGATGTACTGTATTAtgaacattttctgaaattacaagGCAAACATTTGTGGGCTTTTGGTAACGGAATTCAAGGCACAAGGCAacatttcttaaacttacagaaggtaaacaatttctccaaaaccaaatataagtgttgatattagttggtagGTTCTTTacgtcaacattattgtgttttgatgtaattctgataccttttaagactttttctggtagatgttttctaagaccccttttcctTCTGTTTATCAAAAAAAATCGAAGTCTTTATTATGCAGACATTTTCTTacggaaaatggttgaaaaatgtatcaacgccTTCATTTCCCAAAAATATAGACTctcagctttcatttgacacccaatttgatatgctcctatgaacttcataTGTTGGCGCTCATGGGTcctttacatggaaatgcccttGTGCTGTATCAGTCCCTATCCTGACCTTGATGAGTCAAGGACTAAATTGGATTTGAGTCAAGGAACAGTCTGCAATCTGATGCTACAAGATGACAATAACAAGATCCGTCTTGGTGGCCAACTGACATTGTcttcagagagaacacacagcagcACACAGCCTCTCGTGGAAGAGCAACGGGATTTCATTAGGTGCTACAGGGACAGAGCTCTGTGATTAGGCCAGCGTTTTCCAAGCTAGGGGTCGCGGCCACATGTGGGGACACCTGATTTGAAAtcctgaaaaaataaataataataataatcacattttGTTCATAGAACCAGGGTTAGGTCAGTAACCTCCAGTCGCCGCTAGAGGTCTGCTTTCTTCCTACAAATGAGGCTCTATCTTTTGAACGGTTGAAGCTACAAAATATTATGACCCTATTACTGAAAGATAAGACACTCTGGAACGTGTTCCTGTCTCCTGTTTCCCTCTACAATGCCAACAAGCACAGGACCCATTAGAAGAGAGAGGACAAGATCACCCAGCTCAACATGTAGTTttgatttacactgaacaaaaatataaatgcaaaatgtaGATCCCTtacttcatgagctgaaataaaagatcccagatattattttccatatgcacaaaaacatATTTCCCTCATATTGTGCGCACAAATTGATTTACATCCCTTTTagagagcatttctcctttgccaagataatccatcaacctgacaggtgtggcatatcaagaagctgaatcaacagcatgatcattacacaggtgcaccttgttctggggacaatcaaaggctactctaaaatgtgcagttgtgtcacacaacacaatgccacagatgtcaaaagtgttgagagagtgtgcaatcggcattctgactgcaggaatgtcctccagagcagttcccagagaattgaatgttaatttctctaatataagccacctccaatgtcatttcagagaatttggcagtacgtccaaccggcctcacaaccataaccacgccagcccagaacctccacatccgtTTTTTTaccctgcgggatcgtctgagtccaaccacccagacagctgatgaaaccgatgagtatttctgtctgtattacagcccttttgtggggaaaaactaattctgcttcgctatgccctcccaggcccacccatggctgtcatgtgaaatccataagcGATGGCGTAATGAATGTATTTTTGATTTACTGATTTCCGTATATGAACTGTAAGTTAGTAAAATTGtggaaattgttacatgttgcgtttgtgAATTTTTTTGTatgcatttggttgagttgtcaactaacaaattcaatgtgaaatcaacaacaaatgtcaccatgtcattggatctATGTTCAAATTTGGGCTACGCTAATGACTTtttacaaatccaatcagtttttgcacattggttcaacgtcatCACAGATTTTGGGGGTTGAAATGAAGTCTTTGCCCAGTGGGCAGGCACTAAATCAGACTGTGGAAAATGAACATATTTTCTACACAGAAGATCATACAACATTATTGCCTGATTATCTTCTGAACTTCCCAATAACTTTGTGATACATTTTAGTCACTTCAAACCTTACTTTGAAATAATGTCAAAAGTACTGTCCgactgatttgtaatagactCTCATAGCCACAATTAAAAAAAGTCAACATTGGCCGTTGAtcacataaaaaaaatgttttaacatggtggGGTTGCGAAAACACGCTGGGGAACCGCTGGATTAGGCTATCAATTACAGCCACACATTACAATCTCCACCCCTACCTCCGCTGCTATCAGCCGCGAGGATAGACAGTACACCCACAACACTCCGCCAACAAATCCAATTTgtgcaggcagtcagtcagtgccTTCACTGATGTTGCAATATCTTTTGTCAATTTCTTTACTTGTTTTTCTACATTCTCCATATCTGTGCAAACCGCTCACGGACATCACACACTGTTTATCTGTGTTAGCCGTCCATAGAAACTTTGTATACCATATCACAGTCATCCCACACTTTATTCAAGGATAGACAGGGACACGGATACATTCTCTGGGGAATACCTAACATATCCCTTCACTTTACACTCAGTAGCACAGAGTTGGGCCTAGTTATCCTGTTGAATTCCACAGCACAGAGTTGTTGCAGATTGTTCCTTACATGAGGAGCCAGTAGGTTCAGCAAGCAGGAAGCACATGGCTTCCCTAAACAAGGAAAACAATGGCTGAGGCAACACAGTTACAACACAATGGGATATTCCTTCCATCCCTTCTCCCCAAGCAGTCCAGCAAAATACTGACACATAGGCCTAACACTAAGATGGGAACTTGTTAAACCTGTTAATTTATCACTATACTAGCCTAAATCCCAATTGCTTGTCTCTCTTCCAGGCTGCAGCAGGAGACAGTCCATGTTGACTGGGTCTACCTCAGGTAGTTTAGCACATGGTGTACAGTGTAATACTAGACCCCAGTACTCTCCCAGCTGACTGCCCCAGCAGGTCTTCCTCCTCGTGGTAACTAGTCTGAGCACATGGACCAACGCTCCCATTGGGTATGCAGTACGACACAGGCAGCCAAATGTCTACAGAACACAACATCTGCACCTGGATAAGCTATTGACATGCCAATGAGCTCGGGAGGGTCTCAAATGAACCCAAACCCAATGAGGGTAAACATACATTTGTGTTGTGAAAACCCACAGTAATCACAACAGCTAGGCCTCGTTTGCATATGTATAGGCCCTATCTTTTTCTGTGTCACTAGCTACATTTCCATcaaattggcgacagattttcatgggaATATTCTAATTTCCGCATGAAGAGAATATGTGCatttttcccaccagtggtgtgttcCTACCAGACTTTATGCAGATAAAAAgcagtgcgtgatgacgtagcgCACATAAAAGGTAATGCTTCCCTTCAGTTTTCACGTACCGAATAAAAATgtcaagttcaatgtgtttctatcgcattttcaactctagaaATAGTTTTTTCACAACAACTGTTGCGTTACATAGCAAATGTGCCTATTCTGGTCTTGGCAACCGCGCTCTAGCCAACAACCCCTGGGCTATATGGTGTgtgatttcaataggtttcctatggagGATTGACAGTATAATTTAAAACAACAGATATTCCCCTTCAAATCAAcattatctgatgtgtggaactccaaccatctttgtggtaCAATTTGAATGTTGAAATGTCTATTTTCTTACTATTTTGGTATatttatcagccaaaacatgacacccaccGTGTACTCAAGTGCATGTTGTGTCTCAAGCAATGGCGGGAACAACACAAAAACCTTAGAttatgtaaaatagggtctaagctacaatATAGACAAATATGAAGAAAACAAATCGCCGTTTATACGTTTTTAGATAACATTAGATTTTAGATTACattaaaaggtaaaaaaaaaaaagtatataaaaaTACGTTTCTTTCCAAAAAGTATAAAATGTTGACAACACTAAGCCTTTAAATGATATCAATCTCAACCGTTGATCTTTTCCAGtgctgaagacatggatgtctcatggtatagtggggtatgcaaaatgggtcaactttgagcaccttatCTCTTGAATGTTTTTCGCATTCAAGTCCAAAAAAATACCTTTCTCTTAGCACTTCTACAATGGGCAACTATGTATGGAAGGtttcgttcaaatcaaaagggttGCGGATGTACCCTGTGTCTATTgagcgtaacacacacacacacacacacacacacacacacacacacacacacactttatccaGAATGCTTGACATAGAAAACATGTGATGCTGGAAACAGCCTTCAGTGAATTGTGATGCCAGGTTTATACCTGTGAACTGATGTATCTCTTCAGGCATTCCTCGCAGACAGCCTTCTTGCAACAATGTAGCGGCTTTATGTGCTTGTCTTCCAGACAGATGCGACAGGTCAAGACAATTGATACATTGTAATCCCCGTTGTAAAAGTTGTTCAGAGTTCTAGGATCAATCAGGTTCGATAGGGTGTATGGCTCCGGGGGCAGAGGGGTGGCCTATTTCTATATCGCTCTGCTGCTGCAAATCCGTGGATGGCTCTGTGGCGACGTTTGACGTTGACGGAGTTATCGCCCCATTATATTGGTGTTCTCCGGTATTGTCAGCCGGTTTCCTGTAGTTATCGTTTgcaatacagtatacagtacagtaaacatgttcCTTCAACTGTACGAAATCGTCGTCGGCCCTGCTACTTTCACAAATTTCGTCAGAATCTGTTACATCAACTTCATCCAAATCGGATGACGTTAATCCCTCTGTGTGATCTGCGACTTGCTCTTTTCCACCCTTCGTTTCATTACCACTTGACTTTTCAAGGTCCACACAATCAATTCGTTCATTTAAAACAATTTCTACCACGGCATCCCCTGGATCTGTTTGGTCATCTGCTGAATTGTTATTGAAATTCGGAGGGGATCTCGTCGTCCCGAAATTCCTCAAAATATCCACTGCAGTCGGTTTTCTGAAACTGTATCCTTCAACATGTTCTTTACAACCCGTTCTCTCAGGTCTGTGCTTGTGCGTCTCCGATACCCCGTCTTGTGTTCGGATCTTTGTTTTCCTGGCATCTTGAATCAAATCTGTGCTTGATGTCTCAACTTTATCAAACACTTCTGATGGATTGCAGACTGTCTCTTCGTCATAACTGCTGACAAAACTAGGCATTTTACACTTGTAAACATTGAGAGAAATGTGTTCATCTTCCATTCCCAAGGTAGAACTCCCAGACTATGCACACGTTGTCGCTTCCCCTCCAACTCCAGTCCAGAtactaacaaaacaaaacaaagcccAAGTCTGTATTTCTGCTTCCGGGTCTGCGTGTGGGAGAAAATAAATCCGTAACGTGGTAGCTGTTTGACTTCATCCAACCATCCAGCTCTTTGGCTGTGGCAAACAGCAGCGCATTTGTCAATGTAAAATAAGCAAGAAGGTGTCATACTTATCCACCTATTACGTTTTGGTTTTATGTTACTTTGATAGTGCAGTCTGGGGGATCCTTGTCTGCCCAGCGACAGGCTACCTCCAACCAAGGTAGAAACAATCTGGCACCGTATGATCTGTCATTTATACGCAATTGTGCACAAAGGGCGCACCTAATCAATCTATGGACGCACCTGATGCAAGAAGTCATAAAGGACAACATTTTGATTCCACAAATTGAGGAATACCTCAAGAGTTGGAGAACATTACGGTATTCCAATTATAATATCCATATTTGGTCAGATTAAAATACCTTCTACCATTCTACCATGACACTTGCCAATTCAGGCTACTAGACACTTTCAATAAAACAATTCAAAATCGGAAAGTGATGGCATTTCATTTCACAACTGAATATATTTATTCCATTTATGTatttgccaatgaaataatcatCAGCAATGCATTTGTCGTCCAGTGGCACACTGACAACATCAACAGTCAACAGAAGAGGGTAGTATAGTCTATAATACAACATCACAACTGGGGAATTTGCATTTAGGATATGTAACTGCGACAGAGGAAATCTGGTTTGCAAATCAATATAGAAAacgtaaaaataataataagacAAGCATATGTGCAGACTGTACAGTTTTCTTCAGAAGGGTTTCGGGGCTAAATTACCTTCATATTAGGCCACCAGGGCTAATGGACACGTGCTGAATCAACCCTGTGGTCAAATTAGTCGATTTTTCCAACGCTAAATGGACCCTTGGGGGTGCGTTTTATATATGCATGattaacatacagtacagagagggagacattCAGCTAAGACAAACAACTTTCACACATAGAGCTAATATTGTATTTAAGAAGCCAACTGTAAACATGTGGATATGCTAGGTTGGTAGTAAAATGACTAATACCATATTGATATCAAAACGAGGTTAATCAAGATAACCTCTTGATAGGTAGTATCATGAATATGTGAACATTAAACAGTGTATTGTCTATTAAACTGTTTATAAGCATGCTTGTTAATGttgcaaatacattttttatagcATATTTTACTTTCAAAATACAGCAGTGATGCTGACTTAAGACTCTGAAATCCTCCTCACTGGGAAAAGCAATGAAACAAACCGTGATATGGCTCATCATCAGTCATTACTCGCTCTGAGGCTTCCCAACCTCATTATATCATATACACTTCTCTACTACATATGGTTTCTGTGGCAGGAGGCCCAGACAGAATGATTGATGGAGGTAAAGAGACAGACGCTAATGGGTAGGAATGCCTATGTCATCAGAAAAAGAGCTCTAAAGATGCCCCTGATGTTCTCAGTACTATTTAACATAGGAACCTATATGCTTTTGTTCCTATTCATCATTTTCTAACACTGGTAGGTCTCACATGACTCTCTGATAAAACAATAGGTGACATGATGGCACCTCTGGTCAGCTTGGAGCCAGGCTGCAGTTTTACTCTGATGGAGGTTTTAAAACAGAATACTTTGCATTTTCTCTTGAACAGATGGCTGTGAATATTGGTGAGTCTTTGACATTTAATTTTGTGTGCGAGAGAGTGAGCGTTGAGTGAACTTCCAGCCAGCTCTGTGTGTTGGGACCATTGCTCTGTGAGCATTACCACTGTGGTTTCCAAGTACAGACAGTCTCCTTTCCATAATTGGTGTATATTTAGACACaagcgcgcacgcgcacacacacacacacacacacacacacacacacacacacacacacacacacacacacacacacacacacacaaaagatcaGATAAAAATGCAACAGTGTCAAGGATTGATTTCTTCCCCGACCACAGCTCAGCTCCTGTATCATATAAGGATATTATTCTCTTTCCAATTGCCTCATTGGTTAAAGATCCAATTTCCAGTGAGGAGTTGGCAGAGTATTTCCTGTTCTCCCAGAGGGCAAGCTTTGTTTACTATAGAAAGCTGTATAGGTCTCAGGTAACAATGAGCTTCACACCTTGCTATCTTTCATAAAGGGACATTTCATAGAAAACTCAGGCAGGTGAAAGGTAAACCTGCAGACATATGTATAGGAGAGGAAAATCTTTATATCCACAGGTAGCCACATGTGCTTGATTCAAAGGTTTTAATCAATAGCCTCCTGCCAGAGCATTATACTTGGCACAGGGCAAGTACATGGGTCTTTTAAACATTGTATACGAGAGTGGAGCATTTAGTAAAATAGAGGAACAAATAAATGATAGATGGCAGCATCAGGTTAGCTTCACACCCTCCCCCGTTATGTCTGCGGTGTTGAGGACGGATGGGCTGAGGCTGGCAACAGTTTGCCTCACATACTGGAGGAAATTGTAATGAATGATACCTTCCGGCTGTACAGGCTGTTGCTAGGCACTCCAAACCATTATTGTATCAGCACATCTCGCTGTTCAGATGAGAGATTAGAAAGTAGGATGTCAGTGATTACATCAGGCATTGCAGGAAGTGAAAGTACTCGGAAATCAAATGAGAAAATTGATTGGACTTTTCCACAGTTAGATTTTATTATATTTACAGTCAATTTCAAAGTAACATAAATAGAAATTGCTAAATCTATTGCGAAGTAGAAGTGAGCCCTGAACCCAAGCAAAACAACCAATGGTGTATTCAGGAAAGCCTCTATGATGAGCAATTGAGTGCCTGCAACAGTATTATACACAGCTCCTTTTGAATGTAGGAACTTAGAATACAGTACAGCAAGATGCAATCTAATTATTTTACTCTTAATTCAGATCTATACAACATCTTGCCAAAAACGTTACCCTGGTCGAGAATTTCATTTATATTTACAACTTTGAATAATCTCTGTAATCAAGGGGTGATGGACAATTGCAGCAGTAAGTCACTATGTCGGTAACCACCAGTGTCACTACAGTACATCCACTATCCAATCACATTAGATCAACTCACTGATAAAACACAACTTACTCTTATCTGGGACGTATAATGCATGGAAGCATACTAGAGACCGTATTGCTTTTACCTAGTTGAATATCAAcgtcatactgtccctgatacaAATGTTATGAAGAAGAGGACTATGCTTAGCTTTGGAATCTTTGTGTCTTCAGGTTTTCTATTGGCTGTTGCCATTTGGTAATGTTCAAACACAAgtagtaagtgtatgttgcaagCTAAACTTGCCTGAGTTTAGAACAGCATTTTAGGCATTTATGTATTTCGAGGTGACATTTACATAATTAACATCATAGATCACAACGAAGGGGGAAATAAAAGCTTCCATTTCAATATTCAGTCACTTGGAAGACCTGTTAAAATTACCTCATTCATTTCCAGAAGAGCCAACAGATTCACACCattgaaatagaaaacatagataggCCCCATGATATAGAGTTAAGGTCTACAGAGCAGAAGGATTTATGCATGGTGGGAGATATACAAATTGTTTTGCTCACGGGAAGAAGGCTCCCTTCAGTGGAACAGTTACAGTATGATGAGGCTAAGACGATGATGAAAGAACTGAGGCAGTCCTGGTTGGTTCAGGGGGTTCCCACGCTGTCCACTAGACAAAAGCACAACGTTTCAGCCACAGCACAAACTCTACCACACACCTCCTTCTAGTCCTCACACCACACCACTATCAGCAAGATATTGTTCCCAAGGTTTCCCTTGACACTTTATACAGTTAGGAGTAAAAGAAAGGCCCACTTATACACAACATAACAAGAGCTTGGggctataaggttctatctgcaaaagattattctgagataattggctttatAGTTACGAACCCTCATTGCTTTGAATAGTGTCAGCTATTTTTATATTGTATTCTTTGGaacttaacaacatgaattggggtatttatatataggtagagaacatcgaagagaacaaggctatgtcaataactCAATTTTGATAAAAATGCAGATAAAACCTTATAGTTCCAAGCTCTCTATAATATGTTATTAGTCAACTATAAAAGAGTAAACACTGTCACATGTTAAAAAAAATCTAGAATTGAAAGAAGTTACattttgttttctctttgtcattagaCTCAAGTCTCCACGCTGTCTTAAAAAAGCACAAAATTCACATAACCTTACAGAGAAAAGACATCTGCAGAAAGGCCAACTGTCACCTCTACCTAGTCTGGGATAAGGTCCAGTGCTTTCAGAGATTAAATATGCAACAGATTTTGACACCTCATGCAAACAAATAATGTGTTATCCCCGAATGAACTTTTGAACTGCTATCCCCGAGACGAGCTCCAAAAATATGTATCTCTGGATCGCATCCAATACCTTGTCTAACTCATCTTTAACTCTTGTTCTTGGCACTTTCACGACAAATACATCCATCGTAAGAAACAACAACTGATTGCTTTTTCAATCCCATCAAAGTTTTGTCCCATTCAATTGCCCATCTCAGATCGAATTCCAACGGCCAAAGTGTATGTATTGTAAACACATGGTTTCACATCTACATTGATTCTAATCAACTCTTTATAAGGGAGCTATAAAACTACTTCTGATGACTAAAGCCATAGTGATTAGTTATTGAACATTCCTTAAGCAGAGAGTATTTCCAATCAAGTTAGTCGGAACACAGGCACCACTTAGCTAGTGCTCTCAGAACTTGGCACAAGTCCAACAATTTCCCTTTGTCCGGAATCTTGGTCCATTTGAACACTGTCCAGGGGCATCAAAGCAATTTGTTCCCTCAATATAACAGTTATTCAGCTGTCATGAAGAAAGCAAGAACCAGTATGGAGAGATATGCGTCCTGTAAGGTCAACAGAGCCACAAGAGGGCGCTATTGCACCTGCCCGGCCCCTCGTCCAGACCCAGACTCTGACTCCACCACTGAGCAGAGAGGCTGAGCAGAGACAAAGAAAATCCAGTGTGTTTTTCGGAATCTTTGAGGTTAAAGTGTCGATTCTCACGTTCTCCACACAGTTTGTAAGACACTGTATTATTTTAAGACATTTACAAAATGAGACAATAAGTTAGAACTGTAGCTCTCTATTTGATTGGTTCATAAGGCAGCTGTCCTTGTTACTTTGACCTGTGAAGAGAAAGAGACAAATGAGTCAGTGTCAATAAAGCACATTGCCACAGACAAATTCAAATACAAGTTCATATTGTAAGTTCATTCAACAAAAAAAAGCACGAATCATTACACCTGCCACTATTCTCTAAAGACCTTGGTAATTCACAGTTGTCACATCCAATAAGAACAATTGTTAATGGGCATCAACTGTGAAGACTGATTGAATATTGAAGATGATGTGTAGCACCTCTACCATACCATTATCTTGGTGCCCATGATTTATAATATCTATTGTCTTCCCTATTGGGTGTCATAAAACCACAGAATGTCTCTTAATtacattttagtttttttgttcCATTCTCCTGTGTTACAAATGAATCCATATGTCCATAAGTTTGCCATATGTGTTAAATGCTGACCTACCGACAGCTACACACTTTCCCTGAGCAATACAGGAAATGATGATTATAAAATGATGGTTCTTGTCTGATGTGATGACGTCAAAGTGATATGCCCTGGAATTAGCCACCTATCTGCCCAGTTATTATTGAGAAGTAAGGGCAGAACGTTCATGACACAACTGAGAAGTTAAGTTGGCGAAGAATTGAAGTGTTTCCTTGAGTGCAAGTCTAAACCCTACTCCCTTAAATGACGGAGGACTCCCACCTGAACTCAGCTGACCTTGTACAACCAGCAGCTCATAACAGATGGCACAATACTGATTTTAACAATGGACCAGATGCAACACATCCGATTCCATTCACATTAGACAATGGATATGTCCACACACCCTATGTGCACTTCAttgccccctcccctccctgtttTTCCATACATTGCTGActgagagtgacagacagcaggttaAGATTTAGGAGACACTCCATTGTAGTCACCCCTGAATAACCAAATATAGGCATTGGGCTGGGC is a genomic window containing:
- the LOC106607770 gene encoding LOW QUALITY PROTEIN: E3 ubiquitin-protein ligase RNF217 (The sequence of the model RefSeq protein was modified relative to this genomic sequence to represent the inferred CDS: inserted 2 bases in 1 codon), encoding MEDEHISLNVYKCKMPSFVSSYDEETVCNPSEVFDKVETSSTDLIQDARKTKIRTQDGVSETHKHRPERTGCKEHVEGYSFRKPTAVDILRNFGTTRSPPNFNNNSADDQTDPGDAVVEIVLNERIDCVDLEKSSGNETKGGKEQVADHTEGLTSSDLDEVDVTDSDEICESSRADDDFVQLKEHVYCTVYCIANDNYRKPADNTGEHQYNGAITPSTSNVATEPSTDLQQQSDIEIGHPSAXPEPYTLSNLIDPRTLNNFYNGDYNVSIVLTCRICLEDKHIKPLHCCKKAVCEECLKRYISSQVRVGRADIVCPITECSGYLEESLVVSHLGSEEVAKYKYFLELSRVDSSTKPCPQCSQFTSLKGRTPSKGDHKYKIQCTKCQFVWCFKCQAPWHDGLKCREYRKGDKLLRHWASVIEHGQRNAQKCPRCKIHIQRTEGCDHMNCTQCNTNFCYRCGEKYRHLRFFGDHTSNLSVFGCKYRYLPEKPHLRRLVRGSVCVSKVVVAPVVIVLVMVVGALSLVIGLVAFPIYYICKKRRKRTQGTGRWL